In a genomic window of Rubrivirga sp. SAORIC476:
- a CDS encoding sugar phosphate isomerase/epimerase has protein sequence MTPAWTTDAATDDPARAVRLTLFWGLEGVCLRTIAGGRVPTVTEGPLRRRLDEADLPVVALDPGLFEGSVASRASWLNEIDQLDEVAAFGARFGCQLIRVGALSDPDGFDAEAATQALRQVGERAERLGLTLAVRNEAGTAIATGAALAGLLAAVDHPAVGADWRPADALMSGEAPREGLAALGAANVPVRCVGVRDGWQEADGWGEAEVGAGTLGWDAHLGALVEAGVEAPLVIDVLPVPPRSSGLASATALVRALRQARRSAAARG, from the coding sequence ATGACGCCTGCCTGGACCACCGACGCCGCAACGGACGACCCCGCTCGAGCCGTCCGCCTGACCCTGTTCTGGGGCCTGGAGGGCGTCTGCCTGCGCACGATCGCGGGCGGCCGGGTGCCGACGGTCACGGAGGGGCCGCTGCGACGGCGCCTTGACGAGGCCGACCTGCCGGTCGTCGCGCTCGACCCCGGCTTGTTCGAGGGGAGCGTCGCGTCGCGCGCGTCCTGGCTCAACGAGATCGACCAACTCGACGAGGTCGCCGCGTTCGGGGCGCGGTTCGGGTGCCAGTTGATTCGCGTCGGCGCGCTCTCGGACCCCGACGGCTTCGATGCCGAGGCGGCGACCCAGGCGCTCCGGCAGGTCGGGGAGCGGGCCGAGCGGCTGGGCCTCACGCTCGCCGTCCGCAACGAGGCCGGGACGGCGATCGCGACAGGCGCGGCGCTGGCCGGGCTGCTGGCTGCTGTGGACCACCCCGCGGTGGGAGCCGACTGGCGACCGGCGGACGCCCTGATGAGCGGAGAAGCGCCGAGGGAGGGGCTCGCCGCGCTCGGAGCCGCGAACGTGCCGGTGCGGTGCGTCGGGGTGCGCGACGGGTGGCAGGAGGCCGACGGGTGGGGCGAGGCCGAGGTCGGCGCGGGGACGCTGGGCTGGGACGCCCACCTCGGCGCACTGGTCGAGGCGGGCGTAGAGGCACCCCTCGTGATCGACGTGCTTCCGGTGCCGCCGCGGTCGTCCGGCCTCGCCTCGGCGACGGCGCTCGTGCGTGCCCTCAGGCAGGCCCGGCGTTCGGCCGCTGCGCGAGGATAG
- a CDS encoding 1-acyl-sn-glycerol-3-phosphate acyltransferase, whose translation MPTPASPHLHLHLSPPTPSLGRRLWAAWCVFWSAFFTVTMSPLLVAHSALKPTASTLRSWMRPWGRFVLGMWGIRVRVEQRAPLPDSAVVFVSNHVNSLDIPVAMLGFPRPFLYVARREIRDWPVVGWVLEKSACLFIHRDNPRQSVVDLRRVVDRLRGGDSILLYPEGGRSHGHRLAPFMRGPFVTAIEAGVPIVPVTLVGHAGLISRDMRLARPGETRFILGEPIPTDGLTRADASDLMERVRVLIEAELAAFGPVE comes from the coding sequence ATGCCGACTCCCGCCTCGCCCCATCTCCATCTCCATCTCTCCCCGCCGACCCCCTCGCTGGGGCGACGGCTGTGGGCGGCGTGGTGCGTGTTCTGGTCCGCGTTCTTCACGGTCACCATGAGCCCGCTGCTGGTGGCCCACTCGGCGCTGAAGCCGACGGCGTCGACGCTCCGGTCGTGGATGCGTCCCTGGGGACGCTTCGTTCTCGGCATGTGGGGGATCCGGGTCCGGGTCGAGCAGCGCGCTCCTCTCCCCGACAGTGCGGTCGTGTTCGTGTCCAACCACGTCAACTCGCTCGACATCCCGGTCGCGATGCTGGGCTTCCCGCGGCCGTTCCTCTACGTCGCCCGGCGCGAGATCCGGGACTGGCCGGTGGTCGGGTGGGTGCTGGAAAAGTCCGCGTGCCTCTTCATCCATCGCGACAACCCCCGTCAGTCGGTCGTGGACCTGCGGCGGGTCGTGGACCGGCTTCGAGGCGGCGACTCGATACTGCTCTACCCCGAAGGGGGCCGGAGCCACGGGCATCGGCTGGCGCCGTTCATGCGCGGGCCGTTCGTGACCGCCATCGAGGCGGGCGTGCCCATCGTGCCCGTGACGCTCGTCGGCCACGCAGGGCTGATCTCGCGCGACATGCGTCTGGCACGGCCGGGCGAGACGCGCTTCATCCTTGGCGAGCCGATTCCCACTGACGGCCTCACGCGGGCAGACGCCTCCGACCTCATGGAACGGGTGCGCGTCCTCATCGAGGCGGAACTGGCCGCTTTTGGACCCGTCGAGTGA